One region of Streptococcus salivarius genomic DNA includes:
- a CDS encoding alpha/beta fold hydrolase, which yields MKFHEFGDKNLPPILLIHGGGSSWWNYLMQARILSHKYHVILPTLNGHGEEHQKDYISTEDSAQEILNYVRQNCGGKLFAVGGVSLGGQIAMELLSLDSDIAEKAIIDGSICIPQPRLARFSILLVSLFGKLMFSKSSCKLQLSLMNKFYPQLAYPDEIKNYYMEDMPRTPNKTLVTIYKTYMGHYKLNSRISKSKAQVLYIYGEKELKCVKESARLFEQLHPNTILFEAKGYNHGYLSSYLPQEWIDLVVPFLENNN from the coding sequence ATTTGCCTCCCATTTTATTGATACACGGTGGGGGTAGTTCTTGGTGGAATTACCTTATGCAAGCTCGTATCTTATCTCATAAATACCATGTCATTCTACCAACACTCAATGGTCACGGAGAGGAGCATCAAAAGGATTATATATCAACGGAAGATTCGGCACAAGAAATTCTGAACTATGTCCGACAGAACTGTGGTGGGAAATTATTTGCTGTGGGTGGAGTTTCTCTTGGTGGTCAAATTGCCATGGAACTTTTGTCCTTAGACAGCGATATAGCTGAGAAAGCTATCATAGACGGAAGTATCTGTATTCCTCAACCAAGGTTGGCGAGATTTAGTATCTTGTTGGTATCTTTATTTGGAAAACTGATGTTCAGTAAATCCTCTTGCAAACTTCAGTTAAGCTTAATGAATAAATTCTATCCCCAATTAGCTTACCCAGACGAGATAAAAAATTATTATATGGAGGATATGCCAAGGACACCTAACAAAACATTAGTGACTATCTATAAGACTTATATGGGGCACTACAAATTGAATAGTAGGATTTCTAAAAGTAAGGCGCAGGTTCTCTATATTTATGGTGAAAAAGAATTGAAATGTGTTAAGGAGTCAGCTAGGTTATTTGAGCAGCTGCATCCCAACACTATTCTGTTTGAAGCAAAGGGTTATAATCACGGCTATTTATCATCCTACCTACCTCAAGAGTGGATTGACTTGGTTGTTCCATTTTTGGAGAATAATAATTGA